The Merismopedia glauca CCAP 1448/3 sequence AGAGGTGCCACCATAGTTGGGCTTTAAAGCAACAACGGCGGTGAGGGGAATCCAGTACCCTCTGGGAATTTGCAATAGAGAGGTGAGTACTTCTGCCAGCGTAGCTACGATTGCCAGCCGCAGAGCATGACGAAAGAGGACAGAGTGAACCGTCAGATTATTGCGTAGGGGTTCAAGAATTGATGAAAAGGCAGGTAGCTGAGGAGGAGCGACTCTTAGAGGACTAGCTTGGTGATTGTCCGGCTGAGTGATTCTGCTTGCCTCTCCTCGCCGTAAGGTAGCGATTAGTTCTGCATCAGAATAAACCTGCTCTGCCAGCCGTGCCAGGGTAGTGGAGATCTTGCTGAGGCTAGTTAATGCTGTATAGTCATCTGGTTGAACCGCAATGGTGCGCTGATTCAACCGCGTGCGTAAGGTTTGCTGTTGGTGGTTTAGGGCTTCGAGCGATCGATTGAGATCCCCTAGATGAATAGAGGATTTGCCGTTTGAGATTGCTGCTGACAGCCCTTTTAGAGCAGAGGCTAACTGTTCCATTCCTTGCTGAATGTCTGACTGTAACAGCCCAAATAGTGGATGATCGGACGCAATTACGACCTGTTCTACTAACACCACGACCGAATTCGCCATCACCGGAGTATCCTCAATTAAGATCAGTAATTGGTTGGCTGGCAGATTGGCAGATCTTTGAGCAGTCCACGCCGCCGACCAACGGTCGCGAGCAAAACTCAACGCCTGAGTAAAATTATCCTGGGCTTGCAAGAAGCGGGTTAACTGTACACGGCTATAGCCTGGGTAAGTTACTCGCCCCTTGGCTGAGTCAACCAACTGACTTAATGCGTCATAACAGTTGGCAACCGATTGAACCACAGGCTTGTAAGGATGCAGTTTCCATATCCCTAGCGAAAGCACTGTAGACCAGATCCCACCAGCTAAACAGAGGCTGCACTGCTGGAATACTGTAGACCAATCAGGAAATGTGGCAAATCTTGCCAGTGCAACGATAAACATAATCGATGCAATCAGACTGATGGATGATGCCGCTTGACCAAATAGACCGACAAAGCCTGCCAAAAACATCACCAGAAACGTGGTCAGAAGTGACAGCCAAAGGGTGCCATAAACCAGATTGGCAAGGAACAGCATGGCTGTAATGGCGATCGCTGCCACGAACTTTGCCGTTGCTTGCTGGCGATATATGCCCTCTACATTAACCAACCCCACAAACCAGGCTCCCAGGATCGCGATCGCGCTGGCTGTCGGATGCCCCATCAAGATTCCAACCCCCAGTGGACCTAGAACTGATACCAGGGCACGTAAACTGGCAGCAATAGCAGGCTTACCTGGTTTGAGTTCAAACTGCTGTACCAGCCAGTTCAGCAATTTTTGAAATTTAGAGAGCATTATTTCTACCTTTGATACTCTCGGCGGCGGTTGGCGAAGCCTGCAAAAAGCATAGCCGCGAGATTATGGCATCTACAGACATTAGACTATCTGCTTTACGCTTTTTTTTGCTAAAAAGTCATTAAACTACGAAATACCTTCACTAGTTCTGGGTTGGATCGTCACCAACTTGAATGATTAACTTGCCAAAGTTCTGCCCTTGCAGTAAACCAATAAAGGACTGGGGCGCTTTTTCTAAACCTTTGACCACATCTTCTTTGTACTTGAGCTTGCCTGCCCGCAACCACTGAGCAACATCATTGATAAACTCTGCCTGACGTTCCTGATAATCGCCAACCAGAAATCCTTTGATCAGCGCACGTTTAACCAGTAGTGGCATCAAATTAGGACCATAAGATGGATTTTCGGCATTGTATTGCGAGATCAAACCCACCAGAGGAATTCTCGCTCCCAAATTAATATGTTGCAACACTGCTTCCAGAATCGGACCTGCTGTATTATCAACGTAAACATCAATTCCATTTGGGCAAGCAGCTTTCAAGGCTGAACTTAGGTCTTTAGTTTTGCGGTTAATGCAGGCATCAAACCCTAATTCATTCACAATGTAATCACATTTTTCATCAGTGCCAACAACACCCACTGCCCTACAGCCCTTGATTTTGGCAATTTGACCCGCAACTGCACCAACAGCACCAGAGGCAGCAGAAACCACAACCGTTTCACCTGGTTTAGCTTGTCCCACATCTAACAGCGCAAAATAGGCTGTCATTCCAGGCATCCCTGTAATCCCTAATGCATAGGAGATAGGTACTTGATTGGGGTCAATTTTTCTCAAGGTTTCGCCCTTGGCGATCCCATAGGTTTGCCAACCGTCATACCCCAGCACAAAGTCTCCAACTGAGAATAAAGGATGGTTTGATTTCACTACCTGACTGACGGTGCTACCCACCATCACCTTGCCTAACTCGACTGGATCTGCATAGGACTCGCGATCGCTCATTCGCCCTCGCATATACGGATCTAGAGATAGGTAAATAGTGCGGTTGAGTACTTCTCCCTGTCCTAGTTCTGGAATGGCAGTTTCGACCAAGGCAAAATCCTTCTCTATTGGTTCTCCTGTGGGGCGACTTTTGAGCAGGATTTGTTGATTGATTGACCCAAACATGGATGACTCCTGTAATACCAAATTTTCATGGGAATATACTTCACCATAGAACAACCTACTCTCTCATAACGATTTTCAATTAGGTGGACTAACGTGAGGTTAAAAATAAATTTCTCAGAAAATTTAGCAATAAAGCCATATAAGATATGTTATGGCCTTCAAGTCATAAATAATAACTCTAAAAATCAAAATTAGCTCTAAAATGCGATTTAATTCAGCTTGCCAACCATATA is a genomic window containing:
- a CDS encoding NADP-dependent oxidoreductase, whose product is MFGSINQQILLKSRPTGEPIEKDFALVETAIPELGQGEVLNRTIYLSLDPYMRGRMSDRESYADPVELGKVMVGSTVSQVVKSNHPLFSVGDFVLGYDGWQTYGIAKGETLRKIDPNQVPISYALGITGMPGMTAYFALLDVGQAKPGETVVVSAASGAVGAVAGQIAKIKGCRAVGVVGTDEKCDYIVNELGFDACINRKTKDLSSALKAACPNGIDVYVDNTAGPILEAVLQHINLGARIPLVGLISQYNAENPSYGPNLMPLLVKRALIKGFLVGDYQERQAEFINDVAQWLRAGKLKYKEDVVKGLEKAPQSFIGLLQGQNFGKLIIQVGDDPTQN
- a CDS encoding FUSC family protein — its product is MLSKFQKLLNWLVQQFELKPGKPAIAASLRALVSVLGPLGVGILMGHPTASAIAILGAWFVGLVNVEGIYRQQATAKFVAAIAITAMLFLANLVYGTLWLSLLTTFLVMFLAGFVGLFGQAASSISLIASIMFIVALARFATFPDWSTVFQQCSLCLAGGIWSTVLSLGIWKLHPYKPVVQSVANCYDALSQLVDSAKGRVTYPGYSRVQLTRFLQAQDNFTQALSFARDRWSAAWTAQRSANLPANQLLILIEDTPVMANSVVVLVEQVVIASDHPLFGLLQSDIQQGMEQLASALKGLSAAISNGKSSIHLGDLNRSLEALNHQQQTLRTRLNQRTIAVQPDDYTALTSLSKISTTLARLAEQVYSDAELIATLRRGEASRITQPDNHQASPLRVAPPQLPAFSSILEPLRNNLTVHSVLFRHALRLAIVATLAEVLTSLLQIPRGYWIPLTAVVALKPNYGGTSQTAFQRVMGTVLGGIIGIAIVTLIHNPWIIGGCLLLLLMTAVAVRPLSFSLFVMLLTPAIILLLNVTSQGGWEIGIMRIADSLAGGVLALLGSYLLFPRWERQQLPAQLETTIRANLAYFQQVIATYLHPSQGLAAEAIAPLRRQAALENTNTAAASQRLFSEPRHIQGNVEPTIALIFYIRRFFNSVTALAEHRQELRGEYQCLDFQEFANAIVQVLENVADSLPQKQSPQPLPDLDRYLEAIHDHIEQLHADRASEFATDPDTPTHTLQAVRERTPISTGLDQIAYEITNIHSAIARLQP